The sequence GCCAGCCCTGCGCGGGTTGACCGTAGGTTACCAGTGAGCGGCAGGCGATGCGTCCGCGATTCTCCTCCACCCGCGCGACGAACTCCTCGCGCGCGAACAGCACCACCGGTTCGCAGTCGTTGACGATGGCGCGATGCTCGGGTGCCGCCAGCCGCCAGTTGAGGGGTAGAAAAATCGCGCCGACGCGTGCACAGGCCAGCAGCAGGATCAGCATCTCCGGGCTGTTGTAGCCTACGTAGGCGACGCGATCGCCCGCCCGCACCCGCAGCCGTTTCTGCAACACGCCGGCCAGGCGCGCCACGGCGACGGCCAGACCGGCGTAGCTGTAGCCACCCTCGCCGTAGCGCAGCGCCATCTTGTCCGGCGTGAAATCGGCGTGGCGGTCGATCCAGTCGGCAACGTTCATACGCCCGCCTCCGCGCCCGCGATGGCCGTCAGCGCCTTTTTGTCGATCTTGCCCACCGTGGTGCGCGGCAATGCGTCCACAATTTCGATCAACGCGGGAACCTTGTACTTCACCAGGTTCGCCGTGCAATAGGTGCGCAGCGCCTCGCCGTCCAGCGTGCTGCCCGGCCGCAGGCCGACATAGGCGCGCAATTGCTCGCCGCGATAGCTGTCGGGCACTCCGACCACCGCCGCCTCCAGCACCTCGTCGTGGGCGCAGAGCAGCTCTTCGATCTCGCGCGGATAGACGTTGAAGCCACCGACGATCACCATCTCCTTCTTGCGCCCGGCGATGAACAGATAACCCTGCTCATCCAGATAGCCCAGATCGCCGGTGTGGAGCCAGCCGTCGCGCAGGGTCTCCGCCGTTTCCCTGGGCCGGTTGCGGTAGCCGTGCATGATCTGCGGTCCACGGGCACGGATCTCGCCAGGCTCCCCCGTGGGCAATACGCGGGTGCCGGTTTCGGTATCGACGATCTGGATCTCGGTGTAGGGCACGGCGATCCCCACGGAGAGCGGCCTGCGCTCGCCGCGCTCGGGATTGAAGCACAGCACCGGGCCGGACTCGGACTGACCGAAGCCTTCGAGCGTCTTGCAGCCCGTGGCCTGCTCCCAGGCCAGCAGCGTATCCACCGGCAGGCGCTCGGCGCCCGAATAACAGAGGCGCAGCGCCGAGAAATCGGTGCGCGCAAAATCCTCGTGCTGCATCAGTCCGGTGTAGATGGTCGGACTGCCGGGAAAGAGCGTGATGCGCCGTTCGGCCAGGGCGCCGAGCACCCAGTCGGGGCGGTAGCGCGGCAGAATCACCAGGGTGCCACGGCAATAGCAGGTGAGGTGCAACGCCATGGCCACGGCGTAGACATGGAACATGGGCATGACGCAGAGCAGCCGTTCGCTCTCGGGGCGCGTCGGCAGCAGCGCCTCGCGCTGGCTGATGTTGAGCGCCATCTGTCCGTGGGTGATGTTCACTCCCTTGGGAATGCCGGTGGTACCGCCGGTGTATTGCAGCGTCGCCAGCTCTTCGGGATCAGGCGACGGCTGCGGGAGCTCCCGCGCCTCGTCGGCCCAGGCGATCAGGCGCCGTCCGGCAGCGCCGCCGACATGGACCGCGCAGGCAATGCCAGGTTTGGTCACCAACGGTTGTACCCGTTCGGCGGCCGCCTCATCGTATACCATCACCCGCGGCTCGGCGTCGGCGAGGATTTCACCCAGCTCGCGCGTCGAGTACATGGGATTGAGGGGCACCACCTGGGCACCCGCGGCATGCGCTGCGAACATCGCCACTGCGATATCGAGCGAGTTACCGAGCACCAGGGCAACCCGCTCGCCGCGCGCACCGTGCTCGATCAATTCATTGGCAAAACCGGCGACACAGCTCAGATACTGTCCGTAGGTGAGCGCTTCGTTGCCCATCTCCAGCGCGGGATGGTGCGGTGCGCGTGCGGCTGCATCGGCCAGCATGTGGACTACCGTCGGGAAGATCGGCGGCAGATCCGGGTAGGCGCTCATCAGCGGGTATCCACCTGCAGCACCACCGCCATGGCGGTATCGCCCGCGGCGCAGCCCTCGAACAGCCCGTAACCGCCGCCGCGCAGCACCAGTTCCTCGATCAGTTCGATCACCGCCCGCATCCCGGTCGGCGCCTGGGGGTGGCCCCAGATCAGCGAACTGCCGTAGTTGTTCATGGTCATGGCATCGGCGCCCGTGGCGCGGGCAAAGGCGATGTCGTTCACCGCAAAGGGATTGTGCGACTTGATGGCGTCCATGCGGGCGATGGGCAGATCGGCCATCGCCAGGGCGTTCTTTGCGGCAGGGATGGTGGCCTCGGGCATGTAGGCCAATTCGGCGCGCGCCTGACCGAAACCGAGCAGGCGGATGACGATGGCGGGATCGCGGCTCAGCGCCCGCGCCTGCTCCGGAGCCGCAAGAACGATGGCCGCGCTGCCGTCGGCCGGGTGAGTCTGTCCGCCGAAGGTGACGGTCCCGCCGTTCACCACGGGACGCAGCTTCGCCAGCCCCTCGGCGGTTGAGAGCGTGACGCCCTCGTCCCCTGTCAACTGCCCGACCGTTTTGCGGAAACTGCTGTTGGGCACGGCAAAGGGCAGCGTCATGAAGCGTTTCAGGAAGGCCCCATCATCGGCCAGGGCCATGCGGTACTGCTCGGTGCGCCGCAGCACCACGTCGTGCTGCTCGGCGGCGGTGATTCCGTGTTTTGCGGCGACGTTCTCCGCGGTCTGGATCATGGCGTGGTTGCCGAGCGGATCGCAGGAGAAATTGTCCATCACCCAGTTCTCGTGATCGCCGGTGCCGCCGGGACCCAGGGGATTGGGGTAGTAGAGGTGCGGACCGTTGGAGGTGCGATCGCAGGTCACCGCCAGCGCCGCGGTCGCCAGACCGGTCTCGATCTCCTGGGTCGCGGCCAGCAGGCAGCGCGCTCCCGTGGCGCAGGCCTGGGCGATGGTCGGCCCGCCGACCTGGAGTGCCCCCGCCATCCCCATCAGCCAGGGCAGACCGTAAAAACTGTGCTTTTGCGGCACGCTGGTGCCCAGCACTCCGTAGTCGAAGATCGAACCGGGGATATCGCGCCGTTGCAATTCGTCGCGCACGACTTCGGCGGCAAACCGCACGCTGTGCAGCGTCGCGAAGCTTCCCTGCCATCGTGCAAAGGGCGTACTCCAGTACGCGCCGTAGGGAATCTCAGCCTTGAATGCGCTCACCCTGTCTCCTCCCGTGCCGGATTGGTCTGGTTGTCGGGGTCGGGTCGGGCGAGGGCACTCGCACTGGGCGCGCCGGGCCGATGGTCCGCCACGATCAGAGCGTGTAATCTCCTCTCCTCCTCGATCCCCGACGCCGCACACTCGTTCTTAGAACCATTTTAGACTGCGGCACCGCTCTTGAAACGCTAACAAAATCCAGGATCGCTGTAAATGTCGTTTTTACAGACCTGTAAAATAATCTATTGCTTAATAAAGGGTGAATCAGTACATTAGAAATCGTATTTTACAACCAGTAAATCCTTCTCACAGCTAAGGGACGGGAAGCGGAGCATGTCACGACGGGTACAGATTCTGCGCCGGGCCGCCGAGATATTCGAGCGCAAGGGCGTTGCCCAGACCTCCATCGAAGACATCGCCAACGAAGTCGGCATCAAACGTGAGGGGATCTACTATTACTTCAAAAGCCGCGAGGACATCCTGCTCGAACTGATCCTGCCACAGAGCAATATCCTGTTGCGCAACCTGCGCAATATCATGGCCGCGCAAGGCGACCATCTGGGCAAGCTTCATGCGGCCATGGAGATGCACCTCAGCAGCTACAGTCCCGGGTATCTGGAGACCACCGTCATGCTGCGCGAGAACCACATCTTCAAGGACCAGAAGAAACTCGACGCGCTGCGCAAGGTGTGGCGCGAGTATACCGACCTCTGGGTCCAGCTGGTCGCGGAAGGCCAGGCGGCGGGTGAGTTCCAGGCCGATCTCGATCCTAAAATGGCCTCCTATGGCATTCTCGGCATGTGCAACTGGATGTCACGCTGGTACACGCCCGGCAAGGGGATGTCGATCGCGCAGATCACCGAAGATTTTTTCAGGCTGTGCGCCTTCGGCATCGCGGCTCCCGCTGCGCGGCCCGGGCCCACCTAGGCACGCGCTGCGATGCACCCCGGCGATCAGGAGTTGATGGAACAGGCCGCGCAGTGGCTCGACGCCGGCCTCGGCGTCGCCCTGGCGACCGTGGTCCAAACCTGGGGCTCGTCGCCGCGACCGGTGGGCAGCCATCTGCTGGTCAACGACAGAGGCGAATTTTCCGGTTCCGTTTCCGGCGGCTGTGTCGAGACCACGGTGGTTCAGGAAGCGCAGACGGTGATTCGCGATGGCACGCCACAGATGCTGGATTTTGGCGTCACCAACGAACGCGCCTGGGAAGTCGGACTCTCCTGCGGCGGGACCATTCAGGTCTACGTGGAGCC is a genomic window of Pseudomonadota bacterium containing:
- a CDS encoding TetR/AcrR family transcriptional regulator — translated: MSRRVQILRRAAEIFERKGVAQTSIEDIANEVGIKREGIYYYFKSREDILLELILPQSNILLRNLRNIMAAQGDHLGKLHAAMEMHLSSYSPGYLETTVMLRENHIFKDQKKLDALRKVWREYTDLWVQLVAEGQAAGEFQADLDPKMASYGILGMCNWMSRWYTPGKGMSIAQITEDFFRLCAFGIAAPAARPGPT
- a CDS encoding XdhC family protein, whose amino-acid sequence is MHPGDQELMEQAAQWLDAGLGVALATVVQTWGSSPRPVGSHLLVNDRGEFSGSVSGGCVETTVVQEAQTVIRDGTPQMLDFGVTNERAWEVGLSCGGTIQVYVEPLR
- a CDS encoding thiolase family protein; amino-acid sequence: MSAFKAEIPYGAYWSTPFARWQGSFATLHSVRFAAEVVRDELQRRDIPGSIFDYGVLGTSVPQKHSFYGLPWLMGMAGALQVGGPTIAQACATGARCLLAATQEIETGLATAALAVTCDRTSNGPHLYYPNPLGPGGTGDHENWVMDNFSCDPLGNHAMIQTAENVAAKHGITAAEQHDVVLRRTEQYRMALADDGAFLKRFMTLPFAVPNSSFRKTVGQLTGDEGVTLSTAEGLAKLRPVVNGGTVTFGGQTHPADGSAAIVLAAPEQARALSRDPAIVIRLLGFGQARAELAYMPEATIPAAKNALAMADLPIARMDAIKSHNPFAVNDIAFARATGADAMTMNNYGSSLIWGHPQAPTGMRAVIELIEELVLRGGGYGLFEGCAAGDTAMAVVLQVDTR
- a CDS encoding long-chain fatty acid--CoA ligase, giving the protein MSAYPDLPPIFPTVVHMLADAAARAPHHPALEMGNEALTYGQYLSCVAGFANELIEHGARGERVALVLGNSLDIAVAMFAAHAAGAQVVPLNPMYSTRELGEILADAEPRVMVYDEAAAERVQPLVTKPGIACAVHVGGAAGRRLIAWADEARELPQPSPDPEELATLQYTGGTTGIPKGVNITHGQMALNISQREALLPTRPESERLLCVMPMFHVYAVAMALHLTCYCRGTLVILPRYRPDWVLGALAERRITLFPGSPTIYTGLMQHEDFARTDFSALRLCYSGAERLPVDTLLAWEQATGCKTLEGFGQSESGPVLCFNPERGERRPLSVGIAVPYTEIQIVDTETGTRVLPTGEPGEIRARGPQIMHGYRNRPRETAETLRDGWLHTGDLGYLDEQGYLFIAGRKKEMVIVGGFNVYPREIEELLCAHDEVLEAAVVGVPDSYRGEQLRAYVGLRPGSTLDGEALRTYCTANLVKYKVPALIEIVDALPRTTVGKIDKKALTAIAGAEAGV